The following coding sequences are from one Virgibacillus necropolis window:
- a CDS encoding histidine phosphatase family protein → MKKIFLVRHCLAEGQHKDSPLTTVGMRQAVLLSRFFDKQNIVFDGVISSPYLRAIESIKPFAESKNLKIEVDDRLQERILSNEPVDDWMEVLEQSFNELDFKLPGGESANDAITRSNAIFESINQNNDMNNVIIVSHGNLLSLMLKSFDQTIGFDEWKNLNNPDVYLIESNGDKHSITCLWEKPY, encoded by the coding sequence TTGAAAAAAATCTTCTTAGTTCGCCATTGTCTGGCAGAAGGTCAACATAAAGATTCGCCATTAACTACTGTAGGAATGCGACAAGCAGTATTGCTTTCACGGTTTTTTGATAAGCAAAATATCGTATTTGATGGTGTAATTTCTAGTCCTTATTTACGGGCGATTGAGAGCATAAAACCCTTTGCGGAATCAAAAAACTTGAAAATAGAAGTAGATGATCGACTACAAGAACGTATATTAAGTAATGAGCCTGTTGATGATTGGATGGAAGTTTTAGAACAATCATTTAATGAATTAGATTTTAAATTACCTGGGGGCGAATCTGCAAATGACGCCATTACAAGGAGTAATGCTATTTTTGAATCTATAAATCAAAATAATGACATGAATAATGTTATTATTGTAAGTCATGGTAACCTATTATCATTAATGCTAAAAAGTTTTGATCAAACAATCGGATTTGATGAATGGAAAAATCTAAATAACCCTGATGTATATCTGATAGAATCGAATGGAGATAAGCATTCTATTACTTGTTTATGGGAAAAGCCTTATTAA
- a CDS encoding DUF6501 family protein: MIHLNWEKRDTIKQIKCVHADAKKFIVDKKLTPGKVYDVKNETEEFYFIIDNSNRIGGFLKNYFSETK, translated from the coding sequence ATGATTCACCTAAATTGGGAAAAGCGGGATACCATCAAACAAATTAAATGTGTTCATGCAGATGCAAAAAAATTTATTGTTGATAAAAAGTTAACACCTGGTAAAGTTTATGATGTAAAAAATGAAACGGAAGAGTTTTATTTTATTATCGATAACAGCAATCGCATAGGTGGATTTCTTAAAAATTATTTTTCCGAAACAAAATAA